From Vespula vulgaris chromosome 18, iyVesVulg1.1, whole genome shotgun sequence:
atgcattcgttctttttgcatttcaaaatgtcatattattattgctaatACTTTTGTGGTAGATTCTTCTTTTGCCATATTATTTTTCAGTAATATAATCGCGAACTGAAACGATTTAGCAATTTCGATTCGAAAACAAGTTTCTCTTTAGTGGTGTGTTCAGGATAGATATCGACACCAACAGGTGcgcttcatttatataaacgtTTTCATGTCTCTCTTAGTCAGTTATGCAACTGCAACTCTTGCAGTCTTACtcgtagattttttttctgccAATATGTTGAGTTTTACAGGATTATAAAcgaattgtatttattatttacattagaaaaaatatatatatgtacgtctattatttgttagaaaaaaatggaatgaaattttcaaaaattaaaaaaaattttttctaggCGTCAGGAGTAACCGTGGCGGACGTCTGCAAGACGACgtacgaagaaataaagaaggacaAAAAACACCGATACGTGATCTTTTACATTAAAGATGAAAAACAGATCGACGTGGAAGTCATTGGACCTCGTGACGCGGCCTACGATGCTTTCCTGGAAGACTTGCAGAAAGGTGGAAGTGGCGAATGTCGTTATGGTCTATTCGACTTCGAATATACCCACCAGTGTCAGGGTACTTCCGAAGTAAGAGAAAggattttttatgtaaaaagaaaaaagaaataataatttcatcactattttttcttataataacatatactatatgatatataaattatacatataatgcaacgtagtagaaaagaaacgatgacTCATACGAATTATTGTTATCTAAATCTGTCTATGTTATATGTGTAAGAAAATGTCAGTGAAAATTTGAGTCAACATATCTTGatgtcagagagagagagagagagtgagggagggggagaaagaaaataataaaatgtttcatatccttaaaaggaagaagaacttTAAGAGTAgactagaaaaaaataaatgaaaaagaggtTGATAATGAGAATTACAACGTACGTGtctgatatttaattatgattagagagaaagagattagtTGCTTTGAGTCGTTATCAGGTTTATCATTCTCTGTCAATGAGACATTGTTGAATCAACTTTATCATTGTTCTTCGTTTATTATGTGAATGatgagatataatatattttttcattttgttctttttttctaattcataatgtatttacgtgtatatatatatatatatgtatgtgtatatatttgtaggcTTCCAAAAAACAGAAACTCTTCTTGATGTCGTGGTGTCCTGACACGGCCAAAGTTAAGAAGAAGATGTTGTACTCGAGTTCGTTCGACGCTCTGAAGAAGTCCTTAGTAGGTGTGCAAAAGTATATACAGGCGACAGACCTTTCGGAGGCTTCCGAAGAAGCTGTCGAAGAAAAGCTTCGAGCTACCGACAGGAATTAGGAGTAACTCCAGCGAATCCAAAACTATTGCTATTATTGAGAGAAATCaagcgataaaagaaaaacacaatcTCCCTTCcctaaacaaaaacaaaacataaaaaaaaagaaaagaaaagaaaagaaaagaaaaataagtcaacaccaagcagcagcagcatcagtagcagcaccagcagcagcatcagcagcagcaacagcagcggcaacaacaacaacaacaacagtacAGTACAGTACAGTGCTCTTTATTGTCGTCGAATCGAAGATTCACGTTTTTACagatttttcacttttaaGTGACGTCCAAATGTCGTCGAATGTTTGCGCTAAAACACGTACTGCTTATTACGTGTGTTTTAGTCATCGAGTGAAAGAGcgtaaatatttaacataaacGAGAATCTAAattcaaaacgaaaaaagaaaaaggaataatattaaaaaaaaaaagaaaaaaaaaaagaaaaaaaattcgccCTTTTCGTACTACTGCGGACGGTTGTGTGAATTTCTctgatatgataatattaatattatactattataataataataattgtaaggTAAT
This genomic window contains:
- the LOC127070550 gene encoding cofilin/actin-depolymerizing factor homolog isoform X1, with protein sequence MYISRYIREKTRRRRHEDSCSRKGRLQYVLEGAKCIPNRSRSTKYRPRNCIPACTTCASGVTVADVCKTTYEEIKKDKKHRYVIFYIKDEKQIDVEVIGPRDAAYDAFLEDLQKGGSGECRYGLFDFEYTHQCQGTSEASKKQKLFLMSWCPDTAKVKKKMLYSSSFDALKKSLVGVQKYIQATDLSEASEEAVEEKLRATDRN
- the LOC127070550 gene encoding cofilin/actin-depolymerizing factor homolog isoform X2, which encodes MASGVTVADVCKTTYEEIKKDKKHRYVIFYIKDEKQIDVEVIGPRDAAYDAFLEDLQKGGSGECRYGLFDFEYTHQCQGTSEASKKQKLFLMSWCPDTAKVKKKMLYSSSFDALKKSLVGVQKYIQATDLSEASEEAVEEKLRATDRN